In Archocentrus centrarchus isolate MPI-CPG fArcCen1 chromosome 22, fArcCen1, whole genome shotgun sequence, one DNA window encodes the following:
- the LOC115772790 gene encoding uncharacterized protein LOC115772790, with protein sequence MNKTFTIISPHFAEFTKNDFDIWFHVKLVPVLASFTPAMLQNATTNINCTNYRVIVSGMAKVFSAIPSDRRQGITDVLLGYLRKSGSVIDKPVCRQNNESDGQWVEANLGPFVQYTAYTDLNDFNISTAGLLSALSPNQVAQLILSSGALNDTDFIDRVFERLDKGNALKNVDEFLTQLTANGQSPEFQPVVRDRVMNKTFTIISPHFTEFTKNDFDIWFHVKLVPVLASFTPAMLQNATTNINCTNYRVIVSGMAKVFSAIPSDRRQGITDVLLGYLRKSGSVIDKPVCRQNNESDGQWVEANLGPFVQYTAYTDLNDFNISTAGLLSALSPNQVAQLILSSGALNDTDFIDRVFERLDKGNALKNVDEFLTQLTANGQSPEFQPVVRDRVMNKTFTIISPHFAEFTKNDFDIWFHVKLVPVLASFTPAMLQNATTNINCTNYRVIVSGMAKVFSAIPSDRRQGITDVLLGYLRKSGSVIDKPVCRQNNESDGQWVEANLGPFVQYTAYTDLNDFNISTAGLLSALSPNQVAQLILSSGALNDTDFIDRVFERLDKGNALKNVDEFLTQLTANGQSPEFQPVVRDRVMNKTFTIISPYFTEFNKNDFDIWFHVKLVPVLASFTPAMLQNATTNINCTNYRVIVSGMAKVFSAIPSDRRQGITDVLLGYLRKSGSVIDKPVCRQNNESDGQWVEANLGPFVQYTAYTDLNDFNISTAGLLSALSPNQVAQLILSSGALNDTDFIDRVFERLDKGNALKNVDEFLTQLTANGQSPEFQPVVRDRVMNKTFTIISPHFTEFTKNDFDIWFHVKMVPVLASFTPAMLQNATTNINCTNYRVIVSGMAKVFSAIPSDRRQGITDVLLGYLRKSGSVIDKPVCRQNNESDGQWVEANLGPFVQYTAYTDLNDFNISTAGLLTALSPTQLAQLILNSGALNTTDFIDRVFEGLEKGNALKNVDEFLTQLTANGQSPEFQPVVRDRVMNKTFTIISPHFTEFTKNDFDIWFHVKLVPVLASFTPAMLQNATTNINCTNYRVIVSGMAKVFSAIPSDRRQGITDVLLGYLRKSGSVIDKPVCRQNNESDGQWVEANLGPFVQYTAYTDLNDFNISTAGLLSALSPNQVAQLILSSGALNDTDFIDRVFERLDKGNALKNVDEFLTQLTANGQSPEFQPVVRDRVMNKTFTIISPHFTEFTKNDFDIWFHVKLVPVLASFTPAMLQNATTNINCTNYRVIVSGMAKVFSAIPSDRRQGITDVLLGYLRKSGSVIDKPVCRQNNESDGQWVEANLGPFVQYTAYTDLNDFNISTAGLLSALSPNQVAQLILSSGALNDTDFIDRVFERLDKGNALKNVDEFLTQLTANGQSPEFQPVVRDRVMNKTFTIISPHFTEFTKNDFDIWFHVKLVPVLASFTPAMLQNATTNINCTNYRVMVRGMAKVFSAIPSDRRQGITDVLLGYLRKSGSVIDKPVCRQNNESDGQWVEANLGPFVQYTAYTDLNDFNISTAGLLTALSPTQLAQLILNSGALNTTDFIDRVFERLEKGNALKNVDEFLTQLTANGQSPEFQPVVRDRVMNKTFTIISPHFTEFTKNDFDIWFHVKLVPVLASFTPAMLQNATTKHQLVSGMAKVFSAIPSDRRQGITDVLLGYLRKSGSVIDKPVCRQNNESDGQWVEANLGPFVQYTAYTDLNDFNISTAGLLSALSPNQVAQLILSSGALNDTDFIDRVFERLDKGNALKNVDEFLTQLTANGQSPEFQPVVRDRVMNKTFTIISPHFTEFTKNDFDIWFHVKLVPVLASFTPAMLQNATTNINCTNYRVIVSGMAKVFSAIPSDRRQGITDVLLGYLRKSGSVIDKPVCRQNNESDGQWVEANLGPFVQYTAYTDLNDFNISTAGLLSALSPNQVAQLILSSGALNDTDFIDRVFERLDKGNALKNVDEFLTQLTANGQVGYSSESVKDFYSSMSEKAMSKLQDCFEGLIHTKY encoded by the exons ATGAATAAGACCTTCACTATCATCAGTCCTCATTTCGCGGAATTCACCAAAAACGACTTTGACATTTGGTTCCATGTGAAACTGGTTCCTGTCCTTGCAAGCTTCACTCCAGCAATGCTCCAAAATGCAACCACaaacatcaactgcaccaactaCCGTGTCAT TGTGAGTGGGATGGCTAAAGTTTTCTCGGCAATTCCATCGGACAGACGACAAGGAATCACAGATGTTCTGCTGGGCTACCTGAGAAAATCTGGCAGTGTCATCGACAAGCCAG TCTGCAGGCAGAACAATGAGAGCGATGGCCAATGGGTTGAGGCAAATCTGGGTCCATTTGTCCAatacacagcatacactgacctcaacgacttcaacatttctaca GCTGGATTGTTGTCAGCGCTCAGTCCTAATCAGGTGGCACAGCTGATATTGTCCTCTGGAGCCTTGAATGACACAGATTTCATTGATCGTGTGTTTGAGCGACTGGACAAAGGCAACGCTCTGAAAAATGTGGATGAATTCCTGACACAGCTGACAGCCAATGGACAG AGCCCAGAATTCCAGCCTGTTGTGAGAGATCGTGTAATGAATAAGACCTTCACTATCATCAGTCCCCATTTCACGGAATTCACCAAAAACGACTTTGACATTTGGTTCCATGTGAAACTGGTTCCTGTCCTTGCAAGCTTCACTCCAGCAATGCTCCAAAATGCAACCACaaacatcaactgcaccaactaCCGTGTCAT TGTGAGTGGGATGGCTAAAGTTTTCTCGGCAATTCCATCGGACAGACGACAAGGAATCACAGATGTTCTGCTGGGCTACCTGAGAAAATCTGGCAGTGTCATCGACAAGCCAG TTTGCAGGCAGAACAATGAGAGCGATGGCCAATGGGTTGAGGCAAATCTGGGTCCATTTGTCCAatacacagcatacactgacctcaacgacttcaacatttctaca GCTGGATTGTTGTCAGCGCTCAGTCCTAATCAGGTGGCACAGCTGATATTGTCTTCTGGAGCCTTGAATGACACAGATTTCATTGATCGTGTGTTTGAGCGACTGGACAAAGGCAACGCTCTGAAAAATGTGGATGAATTCCTGACACAGCTGACAGCCAATGGACAG AGCCCAGAATTCCAGCCTGTTGTGAGAGATCGTGTAATGAATAAGACCTTCACTATCATCAGTCCTCATTTCGCGGAATTCACCAAAAATGACTTTGACATTTGGTTCCATGTGAAACTGGTTCCTGTCCTTGCAAGCTTCACTCCAGCAATGCTCCAAAATGCAACCACaaacatcaactgcaccaactaCCGTGTCAT TGTGAGTGGGATGGCTAAAGTTTTCTCGGCAATTCCATCGGACAGACGACAAGGAATCACAGATGTTCTGCTGGGCTACCTGAGAAAATCTGGCAGTGTCATCGACAAGCCAG TTTGCAGGCAGAACAATGAGAGCGATGGCCAATGGGTTGAGGCAAATCTGGGTCCATTTGTCCAatacacagcatacactgacctcaacgacttcaacatttctaca GCTGGATTGTTGTCAGCGCTCAGTCCTAATCAGGTGGCACAGCTGATATTGTCCTCTGGAGCCTTGAATGACACAGATTTCATTGATCGTGTGTTTGAGCGACTGGACAAAGGCAACGCTCTGAAAAATGTGGATGAATTCCTGACACAGCTGACAGCCAATGGACAG AGCCCAGAATTCCAGCCTGTTGTGAGAGATCGTGTAATGAATAAGACCTTCACTATCATCAGTCCCTATTTCACGGAATTCAACAAAAACGACTTTGACATTTGGTTCCATGTGAAACTGGTTCCTGTCCTTGCAAGCTTCACTCCAGCAATGCTCCAAAATGCAACCACaaacatcaactgcaccaactaCCGTGTCAT TGTGAGTGGGATGGCTAAAGTTTTCTCGGCAATTCCATCGGACAGACGACAAGGAATCACAGATGTTCTGCTGGGCTACCTGAGAAAATCTGGCAGTGTCATCGACAAGCCAG TTTGCAGGCAGAACAATGAGAGCGATGGCCAATGGGTTGAGGCAAATCTGGGTCCATTTGTCCAatacacagcatacactgacctcaacgacttcaacatttctaca GCTGGATTGTTGTCAGCGCTCAGTCCTAATCAGGTGGCACAGCTGATATTGTCTTCTGGAGCCTTGAATGACACAGATTTCATTGATCGTGTGTTTGAGCGACTGGACAAAGGCAACGCTCTGAAAAATGTGGATGAATTCCTGACACAGCTGACAGCCAATGGACAG AGCCCAGAATTCCAGCCTGTTGTGAGAGATCGTGTAATGAATAAGACCTTCACTATCATCAGTCCCCATTTCACGGAATTCACCAAAAACGACTTTGACATTTGGTTCCATGTGAAAATGGTTCCTGTCCTTGCAAGCTTCACTCCAGCAATGCTCCAAAATGCAACCACaaacatcaactgcaccaactaCCGTGTCAT TGTGAGTGGGATGGCTAAAGTTTTCTCGGCAATTCCATCGGACAGACGACAAGGAATCACAGATGTTCTGCTGGGCTACCTGAGAAAATCTGGCAGTGTCATCGACAAGCCCG TTTGCAGGCAGAACAATGAGAGCGATGGCCAATGGGTTGAGGCAAATCTGGGTCCATTTGTCCAatacacagcatacactgacctcaacgacttcaacatttctaca GCTGGATTGTTGACAGCGCTCAGTCCAACTCAGCTGGCACAACTGATACTGAACTCGGGAGCCCTGAATACCACAGATTTCATTGATCGTGTGTTTGAGGGACTGGAAAAGGGCAACGCTCTGAAAAATGTGGATGAATTCCTGACACAGCTGACAGCCAATGGACAG AGCCCAGAATTCCAGCCTGTTGTGAGAGATCGTGTAATGAATAAGACCTTCACTATCATCAGTCCCCATTTCACGGAATTCACCAAAAACGACTTTGACATTTGGTTCCATGTGAAACTGGTTCCTGTCCTTGCAAGCTTCACTCCAGCAATGCTCCAAAATGCAACCACaaacatcaactgcaccaactaCCGTGTCAT TGTGAGTGGGATGGCTAAAGTTTTCTCGGCAATTCCATCGGACAGACGACAAGGAATCACAGATGTTCTGCTGGGCTACCTGAGAAAATCTGGCAGTGTCATCGACAAGCCAG TTTGCAGGCAGAACAATGAGAGCGATGGCCAATGGGTTGAGGCAAATCTGGGTCCATTTGTCCAatacacagcatacactgacctcaacgacttcaacatttctaca GCTGGATTGTTGTCAGCGCTCAGTCCTAATCAGGTGGCACAGCTGATATTGTCCTCTGGAGCCTTGAATGACACAGATTTCATTGATCGTGTGTTTGAGCGACTGGACAAAGGCAACGCTCTGAAAAATGTGGATGAATTCCTGACACAGCTGACAGCCAATGGACAG AGCCCAGAATTCCAGCCTGTTGTGAGAGATCGTGTAATGAATAAGACCTTCACTATCATCAGTCCCCATTTCACGGAATTCACCAAAAACGACTTTGACATTTGGTTCCATGTGAAACTGGTTCCTGTCCTTGCAAGCTTCACTCCAGCAATGCTCCAAAATGCAACCACaaacatcaactgcaccaactaCCGTGTCAT TGTGAGTGGGATGGCTAAAGTTTTCTCGGCAATTCCATCGGACAGACGACAAGGAATCACAGATGTTCTGCTGGGCTACCTGAGAAAATCTGGCAGTGTCATCGACAAGCCAG TTTGCAGGCAGAACAATGAGAGCGATGGCCAATGGGTTGAGGCAAATCTGGGTCCATTTGTCCAatacacagcatacactgacctcaacgacttcaacatttctaca GCTGGATTGTTGTCAGCGCTCAGTCCTAATCAGGTGGCACAGCTGATATTGTCCTCTGGAGCCTTGAATGACACAGATTTCATTGATCGTGTGTTTGAGCGACTGGACAAAGGCAACGCTCTGAAAAATGTGGATGAATTCCTGACACAGCTGACAGCCAATGGACAG AGCCCAGAATTCCAGCCTGTTGTGAGAGATCGTGTAATGAATAAGACCTTCACTATCATCAGTCCCCATTTCACGGAATTCACCAAAAACGACTTTGACATTTGGTTCCATGTGAAACTGGTTCCTGTCCTTGCAAGCTTCACTCCAGCAATGCTCCAAAATGCAACCACaaacatcaactgcaccaactaCCGTGTCAT GGTGAGGGGGATGGCTAAAGTTTTCTCGGCAATTCCATCGGACAGACGACAAGGAATCACAGATGTTCTGCTGGGCTACCTGAGAAAATCTGGCAGTGTCATCGACAAGCCAG TTTGCAGGCAGAACAATGAGAGCGATGGCCAATGGGTTGAGGCAAATCTGGGTCCATTTGTCCAatacacagcatacactgacctcaacgacttcaacatttctaca GCTGGATTGTTGACAGCGCTCAGTCCAACTCAGCTGGCACAACTGATACTGAACTCGGGAGCCCTGAATACCACAGATTTCATTGATCGTGTGTTTGAGCGACTGGAAAAGGGCAACGCTCTGAAAAATGTGGATGAATTCCTGACACAGCTGACAGCCAATGGACAG AGCCCAGAATTCCAGCCTGTTGTGAGAGATCGTGTAATGAATAAGACCTTCACTATCATCAGTCCCCATTTCACGGAATTCACCAAAAACGACTTTGACATTTGGTTCCATGTGAAACTGGTTCCTGTCCTTGCAAGCTTCACTCCAGCAATGCTCCAAAATGCAACCACAaaacatcaact TGTGAGTGGGATGGCTAAAGTTTTCTCGGCAATTCCATCGGACAGACGACAAGGAATCACAGATGTTCTGCTGGGCTACCTGAGAAAATCTGGCAGTGTCATCGACAAGCCAG TTTGCAGGCAGAACAATGAGAGCGATGGCCAATGGGTTGAGGCAAATCTGGGTCCATTTGTCCAatacacagcatacactgacctcaacgacttcaacatttctaca GCTGGATTGCTGTCAGCGCTCAGTCCTAATCAGGTGGCACAGCTTATATTGTCTTCTGGAGCCTTGAATGACACAGATTTCATTGATCGTGTGTTTGAGCGACTGGACAAAGGCAACGCTCTGAAAAATGTGGATGAATTCCTGACACAGCTGACAGCCAATGGACAG AGCCCAGAATTCCAGCCTGTTGTGAGAGATCGTGTAATGAATAAGACCTTCACTATCATCAGTCCCCATTTCACGGAATTCACCAAAAACGACTTTGACATTTGGTTCCATGTGAAACTGGTTCCTGTCCTTGCAAGCTTCACTCCAGCAATGCTCCAAAATGCAACCACaaacatcaactgcaccaactaCCGTGTCAT TGTGAGTGGGATGGCTAAAGTTTTCTCGGCAATTCCATCGGACAGACGACAAGGAATCACAGATGTTCTGCTGGGCTACCTGAGAAAATCTGGCAGTGTCATCGACAAGCCAG TTTGCAGGCAGAACAATGAGAGCGATGGCCAATGGGTTGAGGCAAATCTGGGTCCATTTGTCCAatacacagcatacactgacctcaacgacttcaacatttctaca GCTGGATTGCTGTCAGCGCTCAGTCCTAATCAGGTGGCACAGCTGATATTGTCCTCTGGAGCCTTGAATGACACAGATTTCATTGATCGTGTGTTTGAGCGACTGGACAAAGGCAACGCTCTGAAAAATGTGGATGAATTCCTGACACAGCTGACAGCCAATGGACAGGTAGGCTACTCTTCAGAGAGTGTGAAGGATTTTTATTCCAGCATGTCAGAAAAAGCCATGTCTAAACTGCAAGATTGCTTTGAAGGACTGATTCACACGAAATACTAA